The Streptomyces cyanogenus DNA segment CGGACAGGTCGGAGATCTTCTCCACGCCCTCCTTGAAGGTGGCGGTCCTGAAGGCGGGACGCGGGTCGCGGCCCGGCTTCTCCAGCTCCTTGAGGATGTCGGTGACGGTCGGCAGACCGAAGGTGTCGTCCACGAAGTCGGCGGGCCGCAGCGAGCGCAGCACGCTTGTGTTGCCGACGAGGGACGCCACCTCCTGGCCCGTGGTCTTCACCATGCGGCGGACCACCGGGTAGGCCTCGGGGTGCACGCTGGAGGCGTCCAGCGGGTCGTCGCCGCCGCGGATGCGCAGGAAGCCCGCGCACTGCTCGTACGCCTTCGGGCCGAGCCGCGCCACCTTCTTCAGCTCGGAGCGGGACGTGAACGGCCCGTTCTGGTCCCGGTGCGCGACGATGTTCTCGGCGAGCCCGGCCGAGATGCCCGACACCCGTGCGAGCAGCGGCACGGACGCGGTGTTGACGTCCACGCCGACGCCGTTCACGCAGTCCTCGACGACCGCGTCCAGCGAGCGGGACAGCTTCACCTCGGACAGGTCGTGCTGGTACTGGCCGACGCCGATCGACTTCGGGTCGATCTTCACCAGCTCGGCCAGCGGGTCCTGGAGGCGCCGGGCGATGGAGACGGCGCCGCGCAGCGACACGTCCATGTCCGGCAGCTCCTGCGAGGCGTACTGCGACGCGGAGTACACCGAAGCGCCCGCCTCGGACACCATGACCTTGGTGAGCTTCAGCTCCGGGTGCCTGGCGATGAGTTCGCCGGCGAGCTTGTCGGTCTCGCGGGACGCCGTGCCGTTGCCGATCGCGACCAGCTCGACCGCGTGCTCCTTCGCGAGCCGGGCCAGCTTGGCGAGGGCCTCGTCCCACTTGTTGGCCGGGACGTGCGGGTAGATCACGTCCGTGGCGACGACCTTGCCGGTGCCGTCGACCACGGCGACCTTGACGCCCGTACGGAAACCGGGGTCCAGGCCCAGCGTCGCGCGCGTGCCGGCCGGGGCGGCCAGCAGCAGGTCGCGCAGGTTCGCCGCGAACACGTTGACCGCCTCGTCCTCGGCGGCCGTCCGCAGCCGCAGGCGCAGGTCGATGCCGAGGTGGACCAGGACGCGGGTGCGCCAGGCCCAGCGGACCGTGTCCGTCAGCCACTTGTCGGCCGGACGGCCCCGGTCGGCGATCCCGAACCTCGACGCGATGATTCCCTCGTACGAGGACGGGCCCTCCGTGGCCTCCTCCGGCTCCAGGACGAGGTCCAGGACCTCCTCCTTCTCGCCGCGCAGCATCGCCAGGATCCGGTGCGAGGGCAACTCGGTGAACGGCTCGGCGAAGTCGAAGTAGTCGGCGAACTTGGCGCCCGCCTCCTCCTTGCCCTCCCGTACCTTCGCGGCCAGCCGGCCGCGCACCCACATGCGCTCGCGCAGTTCGCCGATCAGGTCGGCGTCCTCCGAGAACCGCTCGGTCAGGATCGCCCGGGCGCCGTCCAGCGCGGCCTGCGGATCGGCGACGCCCTTGTCCGCGTCGACGAACGCGGCGGCGGCCGCCAGCGGTTCGACCGTCGGGTCGCTCAGCAGTCCCTCCGCGAGCGGCTCCAGACCGGCCTCGCGCGCGATCTGCGCCTTGGTACGCCGCTTGGGCTTGTAGGGGAGGTAGATGTCCTCCAGCCGCGCCTTGGTCTCGGCGCCGCGGATCCGCGCCTCCAGCTCCTCGGTGAGCTTGCCCTGCTCCCGCACCGAATCCAGGATCGCGGTGCGCCGCTCCTCCAGCTCCCGCAGATAGCGCAGCCGCTCCTCGATGGTGCGCAGCTGCGCGTCGTCGAGCATCTCGGTCGCTTCCTTGCGGTAGCGAGCGATGAAGGGCACGGTCGAACCGCCGTCGAGCAGTTCCACCGCGGCCTTCACCTGCCGCTCCCGTACGCCGAGTTCCTCGGCGATCCTGCCTTCGATGGACCCTGCTCCGAGGGACCCGGGTGTCGTCACGATCCCGTACCGCCTTCTCCACTCAAGGTTGCGCGGCAATTGTGGCAGGTGACACCGACATCCCGGGGATCAGGGCGCATGCGGCGGGGCGCCGGGCCGGAAGTCAGGCCCGGCTCCCGCGCGCGGAGGACGATGCTCCGCCGAACAGCCGGGCGAGTGCCCGGAACGGCAGCGTGACCACCGTGGCGACGGCGCCGCCGATCTGCCGCAGGACGTCTGCGATGGCACGGAACACGGAAAGGCTCCTTTCGTCGGGAACCGCCGGGAATGGCCGGTAATCGTCGGTAATTGTCGACCCCCGGGTACCTCGCTCCGGCCGGCGAAACCGCGCAGGCGCCCGCACACCTGGTCGGGACGCGGCGTGCCGCGGGCCGCTTCACCCGGACCCGGACACGCTCCAGGTGAAGCGCGGCCGCCTGCGCTCCAGGAACGCGGCGACTCCCTCCGCGACGTCACCGCTGCCGCGTGCCTGCGCGGTCCAGTAGGCGTCACGGTCGGTGCGGCCGTCGGCGAACTCCTTGGCGGCGGCCTGGGTGAGCTGCGAGCGGGACACCAGGACCCGGGTCAGGTCCGCTATCCGCTTGTCCAGCTCCCCCTCGGGCAGCACCTCGTCCACCAGGCCGGTGCGCAGCGCCCGCCCGGCGTCGATCAACTCGCCCGTGAACAGCAGGTACTTGGCCGTGGCCGGGCCGACCAGGGACACCAGCCGGCGGGTCGAGGAGGCCGGATAGACGACGCCGAGCTTCGCCGGTGTCACCCCGAACAGTGCCCCTTCCTCGGCCAGCCGCAGATCACAGGCCGCCGCGAGCTGCGCCCCGCCGCCCACGCAGTGCCCGCGCACCGCGGCGAGGGTCGGCTTGGGGAACGCGGCCAGGGCCTCCTCGGCCGCGACCGCGAGGGCCGGCGCCTCCTCCGGCGAGCCCCGGAGGCTGGAGATGTCGGCCCCCGCGCAGAAGGTGCCGCCCTCGCCGGTCAGCACCAGCGCCCGTACGCCGCCGTCCCGGGCCAGCGCGTCCAGCAGCGGGGGCAGCGCCCGCCACATCGCGGTCGTCATGGCGTTGCGCTTGGCGGGATGGCGGATCACCACGGTGGCGACGGAGTCGGTGACCTGGTGGGACAGCTGGGGCTCCATGCCGGGATCGTATCGTCGGCCTCGTACAACCCGACTAGTTCGCGAACCGGCGCCCGGGGAACAGGAACAGTCCCGACCACGACCAGGTCATGCGGAGTCGGTCGTAAACCGTTCGATACCCGCCGACTTGTGTTCAGGTATCCGGGCCGGAGCGCCTCGTTACCAACACTCGACGTGTGGTGACAATCGAGCGCGAGGGTGGCGACCGGACGATGGACGATCATGGGCGCGGGGACGGCCCGCGCCCAGCGGGGGGCGGCGCGGAGCGGCTGCCGGATCCCCTGCCGTACGAAGGTGTCTGGCGGTTCACCGCGGCCGCGGTGGACGCCTCGGTCCCGCAGGCCCGGCACGCGGTGCGGGACCTGCTGCTGCGCCAGGGCGTGCCGGTCTCCGACGACCTGGTGCACGGCCTGCTGCTGATCGTCTCCGAGCTGGTCACCAACGCGGTCCGGCACGCGGCGCTGCTGTCGCCGGTGCTCGCCGTGGAGGTGGCCGTCGGAGCCGAATGGGTGCGGGTGTCCGTGGAAGACAACCATCCCTACCGCCCCACCGCCCTGGAGGCCGACCACGGCCGGACCGGCGGCCGGGGACTGCTCCTGGTGCGCGAGGTGGCCCGGGAGGCGGGCGGGGTGGTCGACGTGGAGCACACCGCGAGCGGCGGCAAGGTGATCTGGGCCGCCCTGCCGCTCAAACCCGCGGCCCTCTCCTGAGGGGACCTACCAGCCGGCGGAGGGGCCGGTCAGTTCCCTGACCGCCGGGCGGGCGGCGTCCAGCACGGTCATGAACCAGGCCGAGAACGGGTCCCTGGCATGCCGCTCGGCCAGCTCGGCCGCCGTCACGAAGGCGGTCTGGGCGACCTCCTCCGGGTCCGGCCCGAGCGGTGCCTGCACCAGGCCGACGAACAGATGGTTGAACTCCTGCTCCACCAGGCCCGAGGCGGGGTCCGGGTGGTTGTACCGGACCGTGCCGGCCTCCGCGAGCAGCGACGGCGACACGCCAAGCTCCTCGTACGTGCGCCGGGCCGCCGCCGCGAACGGCGCCTCGCCCGGGTAGGGGTGACCGCAGCAGGTGTTGGACCACACACCGGGGGAGTGGTACTTGCCGAGCGCCCGCTGCTGGAGCAGCAGCCGGCCCCGCTCGTCGAAGAGGAACACCGAGAACGCCCGGTGCAGCTGCCCCGGCGGCTGATGGGCGGCGAGCTTCTCCGCCGTACCGATCGTCACGCCCTTCTCGTCGACCAGTTCCAGCAAAATCGCCTCTGCGGTGCCGTTCG contains these protein-coding regions:
- a CDS encoding enoyl-CoA hydratase/isomerase family protein encodes the protein MEPQLSHQVTDSVATVVIRHPAKRNAMTTAMWRALPPLLDALARDGGVRALVLTGEGGTFCAGADISSLRGSPEEAPALAVAAEEALAAFPKPTLAAVRGHCVGGGAQLAAACDLRLAEEGALFGVTPAKLGVVYPASSTRRLVSLVGPATAKYLLFTGELIDAGRALRTGLVDEVLPEGELDKRIADLTRVLVSRSQLTQAAAKEFADGRTDRDAYWTAQARGSGDVAEGVAAFLERRRPRFTWSVSGSG
- a CDS encoding Tex family protein gives rise to the protein MTTPGSLGAGSIEGRIAEELGVRERQVKAAVELLDGGSTVPFIARYRKEATEMLDDAQLRTIEERLRYLRELEERRTAILDSVREQGKLTEELEARIRGAETKARLEDIYLPYKPKRRTKAQIAREAGLEPLAEGLLSDPTVEPLAAAAAFVDADKGVADPQAALDGARAILTERFSEDADLIGELRERMWVRGRLAAKVREGKEEAGAKFADYFDFAEPFTELPSHRILAMLRGEKEEVLDLVLEPEEATEGPSSYEGIIASRFGIADRGRPADKWLTDTVRWAWRTRVLVHLGIDLRLRLRTAAEDEAVNVFAANLRDLLLAAPAGTRATLGLDPGFRTGVKVAVVDGTGKVVATDVIYPHVPANKWDEALAKLARLAKEHAVELVAIGNGTASRETDKLAGELIARHPELKLTKVMVSEAGASVYSASQYASQELPDMDVSLRGAVSIARRLQDPLAELVKIDPKSIGVGQYQHDLSEVKLSRSLDAVVEDCVNGVGVDVNTASVPLLARVSGISAGLAENIVAHRDQNGPFTSRSELKKVARLGPKAYEQCAGFLRIRGGDDPLDASSVHPEAYPVVRRMVKTTGQEVASLVGNTSVLRSLRPADFVDDTFGLPTVTDILKELEKPGRDPRPAFRTATFKEGVEKISDLSAGMVLEGVVTNVAAFGAFVDVGVHQDGLVHVSAMSKSFVKDPRDVVKPGDIVKVKVLDVDIPRKRIALTLRLDDEAAPQSQGGGRQQRGGGARPPQQRQGGGQRQGRGGGDRGGRQAPAPAPANSAMADALRRAGLLDPKKR
- a CDS encoding ATP-binding protein; amino-acid sequence: MDDHGRGDGPRPAGGGAERLPDPLPYEGVWRFTAAAVDASVPQARHAVRDLLLRQGVPVSDDLVHGLLLIVSELVTNAVRHAALLSPVLAVEVAVGAEWVRVSVEDNHPYRPTALEADHGRTGGRGLLLVREVAREAGGVVDVEHTASGGKVIWAALPLKPAALS
- a CDS encoding LPFR motif small protein; translation: MFRAIADVLRQIGGAVATVVTLPFRALARLFGGASSSARGSRA
- the idi gene encoding isopentenyl-diphosphate Delta-isomerase, producing MPITPATATHSSSNGTAEAILLELVDEKGVTIGTAEKLAAHQPPGQLHRAFSVFLFDERGRLLLQQRALGKYHSPGVWSNTCCGHPYPGEAPFAAAARRTYEELGVSPSLLAEAGTVRYNHPDPASGLVEQEFNHLFVGLVQAPLGPDPEEVAQTAFVTAAELAERHARDPFSAWFMTVLDAARPAVRELTGPSAGW